In Herbaspirillum seropedicae, a single window of DNA contains:
- the gltA gene encoding citrate synthase codes for MSNTDIKATLSFSDGSPSVDFPVYKGSIGPDVIDIRKLYGATGKFTYDPGFMSTASCNSSITYIDGDKGELLYRGYPIEQLAVNCDFLESCYLLLHGELPNAEQKKVFVNTVTQHTMVHEQMNFFFRGFRRDAHPMAVLTGSVGALSAFYHDSLDISNANHREVSAIRMIAKLPTLVAMAYKYSIGQPFVYPRNDLSYTANFMRMMFANPCEEYQVNEVLVRALDRILILHADHEQNASTSTVRLAGSSGANPFACIAAGIACLWGPAHGGANEAALNMLEQIGSVDKIPEFIKQVKDKNSGVKLMGFGHRVYKNYDPRAKLMRETCYEVLNELGLHDDPLFKLAMELEKIALEDEYFVSRKLYPNVDFYSGIVQRALGIPTSMFTCIFAMARTIGWIAQWNEMISDPEQKIGRPRQLFVGSPRRDVPPIDKR; via the coding sequence ATGTCCAACACCGATATCAAAGCTACCCTGTCGTTCTCCGACGGGTCTCCGTCCGTAGATTTTCCTGTCTACAAGGGCAGCATCGGTCCTGATGTGATCGATATCCGCAAGCTCTACGGCGCCACCGGCAAGTTCACCTACGACCCGGGCTTCATGTCGACGGCTTCCTGCAACTCCTCCATCACCTACATCGATGGCGACAAGGGTGAGCTGCTGTACCGTGGCTATCCGATCGAACAGCTGGCGGTGAACTGCGACTTCCTGGAATCCTGCTACCTGTTGCTGCACGGTGAGCTGCCCAATGCCGAGCAAAAGAAGGTCTTCGTCAACACCGTGACCCAGCACACCATGGTCCACGAGCAGATGAACTTCTTCTTCCGTGGCTTCCGTCGCGATGCGCACCCGATGGCCGTGCTGACGGGTTCGGTGGGCGCGCTGTCGGCCTTCTACCACGACTCGCTGGACATCTCCAACGCCAACCACCGCGAAGTGTCGGCCATCCGCATGATCGCCAAGCTGCCGACCCTGGTGGCCATGGCCTACAAGTACAGCATCGGCCAGCCGTTCGTGTATCCGCGCAACGACCTGTCCTACACCGCCAACTTCATGCGCATGATGTTCGCCAACCCGTGCGAAGAGTATCAGGTCAATGAAGTCCTGGTGCGCGCGCTGGACCGCATCCTGATCCTGCACGCCGACCACGAACAGAACGCCTCGACCTCGACCGTGCGTCTGGCCGGCTCCTCCGGCGCCAACCCGTTCGCATGTATCGCCGCCGGTATCGCCTGCCTGTGGGGCCCCGCTCACGGCGGCGCCAACGAAGCCGCACTGAACATGCTGGAACAGATCGGTTCCGTGGACAAGATCCCCGAGTTCATCAAGCAAGTGAAGGACAAGAACTCGGGCGTGAAGCTGATGGGCTTCGGTCACCGCGTCTACAAGAACTACGACCCGCGCGCCAAGCTGATGCGCGAAACCTGCTACGAAGTCCTGAACGAACTGGGCCTGCACGACGACCCGCTGTTCAAGCTGGCCATGGAGCTGGAAAAGATCGCGCTGGAAGACGAATACTTCGTCTCCCGCAAGCTGTACCCGAACGTCGACTTCTACTCGGGCATCGTGCAGCGCGCCCTGGGCATCCCGACCTCGATGTTCACCTGCATCTTCGCCATGG
- a CDS encoding succinate dehydrogenase assembly factor 2, protein MSEFMTAERHQDDPAKRARLRWRARRGLLENDLILTRYLDAHEAQMSDDEVDAFSRLMDLTDNDLMDLLLARKEPEAAVDLPQVHALLKKLRTA, encoded by the coding sequence ATGAGCGAGTTCATGACTGCTGAACGTCACCAGGATGATCCGGCCAAACGCGCAAGACTGCGCTGGCGTGCGCGCCGCGGGCTGCTGGAGAACGACCTGATCCTGACACGCTATCTCGACGCCCATGAGGCGCAGATGAGCGACGACGAGGTTGATGCATTCTCGCGCCTGATGGACCTGACCGATAATGACCTGATGGACTTGCTGCTGGCCCGCAAGGAGCCCGAGGCGGCGGTTGATCTGCCCCAGGTGCATGCGTTGCTGAAGAAACTGCGTACTGCCTGA